A segment of the Daphnia pulex isolate KAP4 chromosome 10, ASM2113471v1 genome:
CGCTCCAGCAGCATATACACACATCCATTTCTCAttggcttttgtgtgtgttttgtcttttcttgtttgctgcTTTGCCAACGTCGGAATTGATTGACGACACGATCGACCTATACTACCGTCCTATACCCGCCTCGTCCGAATGTCTATACTCTGGGATGGGCCGCCTTCTCTCTGAAACATTCAGTGGCGtgctcgacgacgacggtgacTAAATGTCAGGCCGGACTGAGGACCCTGCAAGCCTTTCCGGTCTTCCATCCGACCTGCCTCTGCCGAGAGCCGTCCGTCGACCCGGATTGCAACGCTTTCCGCGACTCCCTCTTCGACCACCCGTGCATGGTGGCCACCCAGAAAGGTATataatctcttcttttttgaaccctctattattattatatactgtagaaataaaaacaaataaaataaaattgcgcAAGTCATATTTGTCCCTTCAGATCATCTTATTCCGTGTTGCACGTCGTCTATTAAACCCcaccaagaaacaaaaaaaaaatgacaatcgGAAAACAATGTCTAGACATATTATAGGTTTGCGCTCTAATCTCAACTAGGCTACTATAGTTATATATtcgtgtgtggggggggggggaataagcTACAGTATTCTTTATAGATGTATACGTACGTGTGTTTCTTTTGCTCGTGAATTATATTGATTATGTAATAGTGTGTCTGCGCGAGCTATACGGcttatatatgtatattatGATCTATCTTTATagaccatctttttttcttctttttgattttcttttttttttttttttggcgggcGTTTCGATTATTCTTCCCAGTGGAGCTGCTGGCCtcccctacacacacacactgtgcaTACGGATGAACGTGACTTCCGTACGCCAGTCAACTAATtcaaagggttttttttttcttctttttcccccatccGCACGCTTCTCTCAAAGGTTGGCACAGAGAGAGCGAAAATGCCAAAATGGACGGGGGGCGAGATGGGGTTGGGCTATAGGGACaacttttttggagggggggaaTAAGGAAGCCCGTAGGATTGGCTCAGTTCGGGAAACGTTTCACCAAGACTAAATAGAAAAGACAAGATAGAATATAACCAGCAGACAGCAGCAGAGCTGCAATGGGGTTATTCGGCCTTTTAGCTCCACACTTGCGCAAAGCTAATTAGATGAATGCCGAAGAAGAGAGACGACGAGAAAGGAGAGGTCATGCTGGCGTCGTCtcagactttcttcttttctcttgatgAATTGTATACGAGATAgatactacacacacaagcCCGACGCGCATATAGTTCACCATCTCTTGTACAACATTGGCAGTTGCTCTTTTGTCAAggaatagaagagagagaaacgaacaCGCTCACGATCTCTGCTGGAGATGATGGAATTGTTTCGCTGCGGATATAACGGAGAataagacgagagagagagaggctagGCTGCTCCTGTGCTcctgtgtgtgttatatacaCAATGaggcagccagcagccagcacagCTTCcagtgtttctctttttttttctctttctgttttgTGGCTTGGTCAGCTCTCGTTCGGCTCCGGCGGGGGGGTGGGTGCAGTCACGCTTCATCCGCCCCAGAAAATTCGATTACCTATGAAGTacatcaagaaaagaaagaaaagatgaagaagtgCAAGGTGATTGGATGTAACccgtatatataaaaagagataagaaaagGGCGGGCCGATTCGAGTGGAAtattagaaatcaaaacaaacacaaacatgaCTTTGGTGCTGCTGTACTATATTATAGTATAAAAGAACGGGCCGTCGGCGGACAAGGTTTGTCTTCCATTTCTGTGTAccctgctggctgctggctgctgctgtataaAGATCCGTCCATCGTCCgccgaagaataaaaaagaaatgatggaagggcaaacaaaatggaaacacTAGAGCGCGTCTCAGAGtctcaaaaagagaaagatagaCGATACGTATAGACTCTCTATACGTCTATAGTATAGGTCTTGTGTGTCTATTATGTACACAGAGCACTCTGACTGGAGTGACTCAATACACACAAAAGACATCGATCCGCACCGGagagcagcacacacacacacatacacagtcctcttctctctgcttttttgttttttttggcatCCGGTGACAGCACAGGCCGTCGCGATGCTATCACGGACACTTTTGACATTGCGGGCGTCTCTACTCTATACGTGTACATGTGGACGACACAATCAAACGTGAAGATGCATGATGATGATAAGACACGGAGAAATATCTCTAATAGTAGTCGAGGACTTTCTATATATATGATCGAAATTGGGTTTTGGCGtagattattatttctttcttcatttgatttgacacACTTGACACACACATGTACAGAGCGGGACCTGTACCCGATCCACGCCCTGCCGACGTGCACTCACGCTCTCGACGTCTGCCAAAAGGATCTGTCGTGCACGAGACTCTACAACGACTTCCGCGAGCACTGCAAACTGCGCTCGGGCGTCTGCCGCGATAAGTAAATCATCATTTATATTCCTTCgatatacgaaaaaaaaaataataattaccattttccttttttttaaatatcgacTCTCACCCATCGCAATTCCCGTTGTCTTGCGCCTTTTTTATGTAATCTGGATCATTTGTTACACGTtcgttgattatttttttggggcgCAGGGAAACGTGCTACAATGCTTGGCGGGGATTGCGGATGACTCCGCTGTTCGGCTGCTTCTGTCCAGGAAACGACCAGAAGAAATGCGAGCGCATCTACTCGTTTATTTACAACAATACGTGCGTCGGTAagtcaattcttttttattttgatttgatttgatttgagacattttttgggttggttttATTTCACTGTATACTTTTTCACGGCGCAAGGTTCGATTGTTGGATTGTTTATTGTAGCTGTTGAGTGTCTCTATTCGTTTGATTGCCGTCTCTcactatatatatagtatatacacaCTACGATTCTCTCTCACACTATCGTTCgaaataaaaccaacaaacaattgCTGGGTTGTTTGTTGGGCcgcaaggggaaaaaagggcgCGCACTTTCAAATCattctctcactctctcttgTCACGAATGATGCAACACTCTATCTTTTACATTCACACTCTATATCTCTATTACGTGTTATACTACTACACACTCTATATCTATTATCTATCGCCACATTCGTGTTGAATGTCTTCATTTTTCGACGttggattaatttttttttaattcgaataTATCGACGAGTCGAAATGATTTGGTACAATTTTAATTCGAAGAGCTCATGCATTAGGTGAAAATTCAGTCCGAATTATACATATCTGCATGTTTCtcattattttatcaaaattgcCACCGATTCAGTTTGTTatcattgatttatttttttttgattgagttattttatttttattcatttaattatttttttccccccttttccccTCTTCCACCCtattttttcggttggttGATTGCATGCCGCCATGATTTTCTAAGGTTACCTTACCCCAAGTGGGCATGTTATTCGTAATAGATCCAAGTCGTCGGTCACGGCGACTCCTTTGAGCGACTCGACGACGATGTCGAGGGTCTAtgctagtcgtcgtcgtcgtatgcGTCGATATCTTGTTAGATATCTGCCCCATCACTTGACCCCACCACCtgccatcaccaccaccaccacccacctcCATAACCAGTCCGCCCcgcaatcttcttctttttcttcgtcaacTTCTTCCGTTGATGACGGAGATGATAACGAGCTAGCACTtgatactactactaccagcaCTACTAACAGCCTCATCACTACTACTGATCCGCCCTCACT
Coding sequences within it:
- the LOC124205415 gene encoding cell wall integrity and stress response component 2-like, whose translation is MTQSSSLHQGQPASAILNCLLAHQLCAEDPSCKSIETVIQHICGPETVACSTTTVTKCQAGLRTLQAFPVFHPTCLCREPSVDPDCNAFRDSLFDHPCMVATQKERDLYPIHALPTCTHALDVCQKDLSCTRLYNDFREHCKLRSGVCRDKETCYNAWRGLRMTPLFGCFCPGNDQKKCERIYSFIYNNTCVGYLTPSGHVIRNRSKSSVTATPLSDSTTMSRVYASRRRRMRRYLVRYLPHHLTPPPAITTTTTHLHNQSAPQSSSFSSSTSSVDDGDDNELALDTTTTSTTNSLITTTDPPSLLPTSTDVISTSTPPITTTTHEHHLVGTTSTSTSTTSTTVTPVPTAHHLLLRETTSSAGRPAAIFVEYIKSSPANNISKKR